The Microcaecilia unicolor chromosome 3, aMicUni1.1, whole genome shotgun sequence nucleotide sequence GCTGTTGATGGTCCTCAAAGACTGGGAGTGACGATCAAGGGTATAGACAGGTTGCTGCTGCAGGAGTTTCATTTAAGAACCTCAAGGTTGATGGCTCAGGGTTCTCACCATTATCATCGCTCTTGAAGTAGGCCCATAGTTTGTCTGCCCTCTTCTGTGGGGTGTTCTCATCCTCCGGCAGATTCTTCTGCTCCTGGGGTGGGATCATCTTGAATATTGCCTtggacagaattttaaaaaggcaaagaTCAGACTAATGCCAGAGAGGTGGCTGATATCAACTGATAGCAGGTTATGAAGGCAGTGAACAACAGATGTCTGCATAGGTTTTATTGGTGGATAAAGACATCCAGGCCCAACCAGTTTTTGCTCATTCTTCTGCTGCGGACCCCGTTCACTACCCTCCTATCCTCATCAATGAAGATCCTCTGTTCTCATCCCAGGCTTTATCCCTCACCACTGAGGACCCTTTGTATCCTTCCTAGGCGTTACCAGTCACTCCTCCCACCTCTCACCACCACCTACACACACAAGCAAATATAATTCATTTTGGCATTTGAATCCCCTCAAGATGTTCTAAGGTCTCATtttgccccaccccaccctgcaaGTTAAGCCTCTGATCACTAGTCCTCTCTGTCCTTACAGGAGGTGAGAGATCCCTCCCCCTTCTTCATAACAACTGAATCACCCAGGTGGGCCCGACAGAGGTTTGTAACAGCATCTTAGATAAATGGGATCCTACCTAGAGAAGGGGAATGACTAACTAGCCTCTTGAAGGCCCTTCCAGCCCCTTCTCAGTCTTTTGTACTCCAGTCCAAAGAAAGCTAACAGATGTAGCTGCCAAGGGTTTCTTTCATCTTGGGAGGATCTCAATTCTATCATTACAgctaacataataacatagtagatgacggcagaaaaagacctgcatggtccatccagtctgcccaagataaacttacgtgtataccttaccttgatttgtacctgtctttctcagggcacagaccgtataagtctgcccagcagtttttcccgcctcccaaccacctgtcccacctcccatcaccggctctggcacagaccatataagtctgccctcccctattctcgcctccgaaccaccaacccctcttcccccccacctgctctgccacccaattttagctaagcttctgaggatccattccttctgcacaggattcctttatgcatatcccacgcatgtttgaattccgttaccgttttcatctccaccacctcccgcgggagggcattccaagcatccaccaccctctccgtgaaaaaatacttcctgacatctttcctgagtctgccccccttcaatctcatttcatgtcctctcgttctaccaccttcccatctctggaaaagattcgtttgcggattaatacctttcaaatatttaaacgtctgtatcatatcacccctgttcctccttttctccagggttcAGGTCAGAAATCCTGGTTGCATAGTATCCAGTAAATTCAattgatatacagtggtggaaataagtatttgatcccttgctgattttgtaagtttgcccactgacaaagacatgagcagcccataattgaagggtaggttattggtaacagtgagagatagcacatcacaaattaaatccggaaaatcacattgtggaaagtatatgaatttatttgcattctgcagagggaaataagtatttaatccctctggcaaacaagacctaatacttggtggcaaaacccttgttggcaagcacagcggtcagacgtcttctgtagttgatgatgaggtttgcacacatgtcaggaggaattttggtccactcctctttgcagatcatctctaaatcattaagagttctgggctgtcgcttggcaactcgcagcttcagctccctccataagttttcaatgggattaaggtctggtgactggctaggccactccatgaccctaatgtgcttcttcctgagccactcttttgttgccttggctgtatgttttgggtcattgtcgtgctggaagacccagccacgacccatttttaaggccctggcggagggaaggaggttgtcactcagaattgtacggtacatggccccatccattctcccattgatgcggtgaagtagtcctgtgcccttagcagagaaacacccccaaaacataacatttccacctccatgcttgacagtggggacggtgttctttgggtcataggcagcatttctcttcctccaaacacggcgagttgagttcatgccaaagagctcaatttttgtctcatctgaccacagcaccttctcccaatcactctcggcatcatccaggtgttcactggcaaacttcagacgggccgtcacatgtgccttccggagcagggggaccttgcgggcactgcaggattgcaatccgttatgtcgtaatgtgttaccaatggttttcgtggtgacagtggtcccagctgccttgagatcattgacaagttccccccttgtagttgtaggctgatttctaaccttcctcatgatcaaggataccccacgaggtgagattttgcgtggagccccagatctttgtcgattgacagtcattttgtacttcttccattttcttactatggcaccaacagttgtctccttctcgcccagcgtcttactgatggttttgtagcccattccagccttgtgcaggtgtatgatcttgtccctgacatccttagacagctccttgctcttggccattttgtagaggttagagtctgactgattcactgagtctgtggacaggtgtctttcatacaggtgaccattgccgacagctgtctgtcatgcaggtaacgagttgatttggagcatctacctggtctgtaggggccagatctcttactggttggtgggggatcaaatacttatttccctctgcagaatgcaaataaattcatatactttccacaatgtgattttccggatttaatttgtgatgtgctatctctcactgttaccaataacctacccttcaattatgggctgctcatgtctttgtcagtgggcaaacttacaaaatcagcaagggatcaaatacttatttccaccactgtaaatatcCATTCAAGTTGAGAGCAACCCAACGCCTCTTTTGCCAGAAAGGAAATACTGGCAGTTGGTCAATAGTTGGAACACAGGTCAGTCGATTTGGTTGTATCTTTAAGAAGAGGTGTCAAAATTGTTCTCATTTCTTTAGGGAAGCAAACTCCCTTTAAAGTCTGATTGAAAAAGGAAAGCAGCCAGTTTATACCCTCAAGTGGCAGGAGTTCTAGCATAGTTGCAGGACAAGATACATGATCACAAAAGCCCTTATGGAACTTTGAAATATAGTTATTCAACTGATCCATGCTGATTGGACAGAATTCAATCCAAAAATGATCAGCTGGGATATCTGTAAAGTTGTCATGGGTAAAATTAGTTTCTGTCGCTAGCTCTTCAACAAGTAATTATTGATCTCAAGAGATCATCTCTCTCTGATTCTAGATGATCTCTTGAGGTCCCCCTCTCAGCCCCATCTTTCTCTGATTCTAGATAATCTCCTGATGTTCCTTCTAGCCCCATCTTTCTCTGATTCTAGGTTATCTCCTGAGGTTCATCTCATATTTCTAGATGATTCCCTAATGTCCCTCCCAGCCCCATCTTTCTCTGATTTTCGATACTTCATTCGTACCATCCTGAGATGTCACATCAAGGTCCCTCGAACATTCTTCTCTgtttttatattccacattaaattttacatTTATGTGTTGCCCTTATCCAAGGACCTGGGGTGGCTTATAACATTACATGAACCATTACCCTGCTTTCCAGGCTGCCCACTCCCACACCAATTGGTGAAGACTCACTGTGACAATTTCGAGGACTTCATTCTTGCTTACTTCCCCATTTCGATCCACATCGAAGAGGGAGAAGGCCCATTCCAGTTTCAGGCTGGTCTTACCCGAGGAGGTGAGATGCAGGGCAATGATGTACTCCTGGAAGTCCAGTGTCCCATCGTCGTTGGTGTCAAAGCTGCGGAAGACGTGGCGGGCATAGGTCTTGGGGTCAGAATTGGGGAAAAAGTTGGCATAGATCTTCTCAAACTCCATCTGGGTGATCTTGCCATTGGGGCACTGCTTCTTGAAATTCTCGTACCACTTAAACAGCTCTTCCTCTGTATAGTGAGTGTGCATCTTCAAGTCTTCCAACACTTCCTTGGAAAGAGCTCCACTTTTAGTGTTCCCCATGGTGAAATCTTCTCCACTCAAATTCCTTCCCTCTCTTGCCTGGTCTCTTCTTCCTTCTTGTTTCAGGATCTCTttggctcctctctctctctttgctatCTCATGCAACAGACTCAGAGAAGTAGAGCTGGAGGTGGTATCTCTCTTTCTTATGGACTCCTTGGGAATGAGTGACACTAGAAAGTACGCAGAGATAGAATATCTCCCAATCCCTCCCTAGCAACTGTACTCACTCTTCCTCACCtcgctcttcctctctcccccatccattcctcAAGTGGCTTAGAAATCCTTTTATCCCTGGCAGAGGTCAGTATTTAGCTGGCAATGTCCTTGAACACGGCTCTTACCTAGATTCACATTTGTTGGTCCCCTTTCTCAGATACAGAGTCTGGAATTTTTACTGTGttgcaaaaataatttttaaaaagtattaaaagaccagaaaaaattgaacaaaatgaatattattacagatgattaatatcgagattgttgttttcccagagttccgggtatgactcctaaagtttttttctctgaaatgattcctcttagtatattaattcaaaaggagtgaagcctgtgaaactgggattaccttaatcagtgggaattggattagagattcaagtgtttgtattgttaaataatttctggttttaaaagagaaaaaaatgaaatcaggtgtattatttccactaatattggacaataagtatgtttccaactaaactaattgactatacaccgtcttgggtttgaagaagccaaccagacgatcaatgtggaataatgattcagataaataataactggggataatcaggttaataccacgttttctttgtttactgttgtttaattgatctccttgtcttgtttcactctccctatttattttgtggtctaagaaagaaaaagattgtatataatccatttatctagttgagattgttttcctctaatattgtattaatgtacagtcatctttgtattactgtttgcaagtgacccttgtaaaatgaaaaattataaataaatgatttttaaaaagtagtTAAAAGAGGTGAAAATATCACAAACATAAACTGGTAGAGCACAGTTGCTGGCTACTGGTGCTGGTCCAGGTTTGTCCTGTTTTTGGACCGGTGGCAAAACATTGCAGATTCTGTGCCTCTGGCTGCTCTTTTCTCCTCTTCACGATGAGATGCAGCTTTTCTTGCCTtcgattctctctctctcttcggaTTTTGCTCAGTAGAGGAGGAAATGTatttctgcttctctttctcttctcttgcACTGCAGACAGACTCTGACATCCTAGGATTTCCAGCTCAGTTTGTGTCTGCAGGTTTCTATCTAATTTGTGGTCTCCTATTCcatgtttctctctcttctctttgggAAATGTGTCTCTTCTGTCTTTGGGTTTTGCTCAGTACAGGTGCAAATAcatttctgcttctctttctctgctcTTGCACTGAAGACAGTCTCTGACATATCAGGGTTTCCAGCTCAGTTTGTGTCTGCAGGTTTCTATCTAATTTGTGGTCTCTTATtccataactaactacaacaTACCCCACGCTTCCCTGATTACGAATGTCTTTTTTCTACAACTGTTTGACTAGATCGATATGTTAAGCTTACTATTCTTgtcatctttgtaacaccaattgtatttctgtacCCTGAAATCGTGTTGCCattacaggtatttgtaagccacattgagcctgcaaataggtgggaaaatgtgggatacaagtgcaataaataaataaatgtttctctcctctttgggaaatgtgtctcttccatgtcatcaagcagatgaagccattacgtatgggttgtgtccatcaaccagcagggggagatagagagcactcaacttttcacagtgcctcatggccagctagctccactgcctcttcagtattctctatctccccaagcagggtggctgcagcttcttcgagcgccatcaaaaatctgcttgggggtggctcctggcttgccagttgttagccagggtgttagaggctatagcagcttcactttgaaggcacataggttagccctttccctgccttacccatgcccccgtggatgtggacatattagcttgcttttccctgtcctttcccactcagtggatgcaggcacattggttcgcctttcccactcatctgagcctccggagttcttattacctctgctttcctcacagcgttaaaaaaaaaaaaaatggaacagaggttttcctttgattcttctatgggaccggagctgtgatactcggtccggtgaggtaagagtgttttctaacttttGGTgcaaaaccgccattttgaattttcccgccgttttcggcaatggctgcagagaatgtaaagcgctgttcccggtgtggctcgcgcaaatcagcagcggggctctgtaaatcgtgctgtacaggtgtaagagccggcccgagcatggcgagcaatgattcttcctgctcagctggcagcggacgccattttgaattctccgaatggcgcggcctccgtagagacggagagccctgagcccgggggggggcggggggacacctcaaattgaggctattcagggagcggctagccccggtgcccagggcgagtttttctcccctgattttgtgttattattgcataaatcatacatgctgaaaagagctctccctcaagggtctgAGGCCCCCTTCTattgtttcccctccccccccccggtggattctggcctgggactgcccgctgaggctattttccctgataatgggcataaagaaaagcgtagaagggctaattccccttcagattgtggtgcacctccttccccccccccctcccgtggtcgggctgtgaggattcggagagttctggcaggccttcgtggtctgaggagccagagtcaggtgcagaattaccacaggatctggatgattcctccgcggtgaggattttccaccatgatgagctgccagcgcttatttcagatgtcctacaggtcctttctattgaagagcctgacggtggcacggcctcctctgtgaatcctaggatggctagtaccaaaaagcctgctgagcctttcctttgcatgactccatccaagagcttatttctgctcagtgggctgaccccgagggacctttgaaagtttccagggctatggggcaattataccctctgcgtgaggaacatttggctcactttgcaatgcctaaagtagatgccctagtcactgcggtgacaaagagaactaccctccctgtggcaggaggagttgccctgaaggatatacaagaccgtaggctggaagcagcacttaaacggtcctttgaaattgcaggtcttactgttcgggcatctgcatgcagttgttatgctgctagagcctgcctggcgtggttgcaacaggcagtggaacagcccggagatggagcggagcccttctcggatgtggctccgcggatggagtcggccttgtcctttttggctgatgccctttatgatattgtcagagcttcggctaaacaaatggcagtagcagtggcggctcaccgtcttatttggctatgacattgggcagcggacatggcctctaagcaaaggttgttgaagttgccctttcaaggccttctcctatttggtgaggagttggaaaaaaaaattgttaaaggcctgggagat carries:
- the RCVRN gene encoding recoverin; its protein translation is MGNTKSGALSKEVLEDLKMHTHYTEEELFKWYENFKKQCPNGKITQMEFEKIYANFFPNSDPKTYARHVFRSFDTNDDGTLDFQEYIIALHLTSSGKTSLKLEWAFSLFDVDRNGEVSKNEVLEIVTAIFKMIPPQEQKNLPEDENTPQKRADKLWAYFKSDDNDKIAEGEFIQGILKNDDIMRLIQYDPKKQA